TGTGTTGGATAGATGGGCGCAAACAGTGTGCAGAACCACAAACCTCTTTCTTCACTGGCTCTTCCTTCTCAGACAAGATCAGCTCGATGTGGCACGGAGAGGACATGTAAGCTGCAACAGGTGGTTAAACATGTTAAGCTGCAACATGCAAAACAttcatgcagtagcaaaacacAATAAACAGAACAAACTTCAGATAAACTTACGGTTGATGCGTCCATGAGCACGGTAGGTCCTGCGCCGCTGCTTCTGAGCCTGGTTTACTTGAATGTGCGACACATACAGGGTATCGACATCAAGACCTTTGACCTGCAGAAGTGAAATTCACAATAAGCTAATTACATTAATAATCAAAGATAAATATGACAGGCCACCATATAATTGCAGACCTCAGCATTGCTCTCAGCATTCTTTAGAAGATCAAGAATGAATCTAGCAGACTTGACGGGCCAGCGTCCCTGTCCATTTGAGTGGCGCGACTTAGCCTGAGCAGTACGCCCAACACCGCCACAGTACCTGCGGAAGGGGATGGCCTGCTTGTGGGCAATCACATCCTCAAGGTACCTTTTGGCCTTAGTGAGTGGCAACTTCCTGAGTGCAAAAGCTGTCTCACGCGTGTTCTGCAAGTATGACAGAAAGCTTTATAATAAACACTAAAATGTGTACCATCATATTATTGTACAAAGTATAAAAGACATGAGAAACTGAACAATAATATGTGCCTTTGTATGGATGGGCACAACTAAATATGGCGCACACCATAGCTGACAAATGAAACGAAATGTGTCATCATTTACTGAACCAATTGACATGGAATTGTCCAACACATGGACAGGACCAACGGTTCACCCAATAACGATGAACACACAATGTTCCTAAAGTTTACGGGGATACTGCTATCAAATAACACAGCATCCTGCTTTTTTCTTTAGGGTACTAGTTAAagaaactacaactttatacATTATAAAGTCACATATAACTACAAAGGACTGCCCAA
The genomic region above belongs to Panicum virgatum strain AP13 chromosome 8N, P.virgatum_v5, whole genome shotgun sequence and contains:
- the LOC120684363 gene encoding 60S ribosomal protein L17-like, with translation MVKYSREPTNPTKSAKAMGRDLRVHFKNTRETAFALRKLPLTKAKRYLEDVIAHKQAIPFRRYCGGVGRTAQAKSRHSNGQGRWPVKSARFILDLLKNAESNAEVKGLDVDTLYVSHIQVNQAQKQRRRTYRAHGRINPYMSSPCHIELILSEKEEPVKKEAESQIATRKA